The Sediminispirochaeta bajacaliforniensis DSM 16054 genome contains a region encoding:
- a CDS encoding response regulator transcription factor → MKQTVMTIEDNNEMAALISIFLRNEGFHTLDFGTAEEGLDYLKKNSVDIILVDINLPGMDGFMFISHARKLTSVPILIITARRSDTDAVAGLGFGADDFITKPFSSEVLVARIRAFLRRAKGLETNNETIIAFGPFEFFPDDFVLKKDGNPIPLSNLECRLLAYLINRAGKYAKPEVIHKDVWKNEFGDLTVVAVYIQRLRRKIEEDPSSPIYLKTSFGRGYGFCFPDAETS, encoded by the coding sequence ATGAAGCAGACTGTTATGACAATAGAAGATAACAATGAGATGGCGGCTCTCATTAGCATCTTTTTAAGAAATGAAGGCTTTCATACTCTTGACTTCGGAACAGCTGAAGAGGGATTGGATTATCTTAAAAAAAATAGCGTTGATATAATCCTCGTAGATATAAACTTACCGGGAATGGATGGTTTCATGTTCATCAGCCATGCAAGAAAATTGACAAGTGTCCCGATACTGATTATCACGGCAAGGAGAAGCGACACCGATGCTGTTGCAGGCTTGGGCTTTGGAGCGGATGATTTCATCACAAAACCATTTTCCTCCGAAGTTTTGGTTGCCAGAATTCGGGCATTCTTGCGACGTGCCAAAGGGCTGGAAACTAACAACGAAACGATAATTGCGTTTGGCCCTTTTGAATTTTTTCCTGACGATTTTGTTCTCAAAAAGGACGGCAATCCTATCCCTTTGTCAAATCTGGAATGTAGACTTCTTGCTTATCTTATAAACAGGGCTGGTAAATACGCAAAGCCTGAAGTTATTCATAAGGATGTATGGAAAAACGAATTTGGAGACTTGACGGTCGTGGCCGTATACATTCAAAGACTCAGAAGGAAGATAGAAGAAGATCCATCTTCACCCATCTATCTAAAAACCTCCTTTGGGAGAGGATATGGCTTTTGTTTTCCTGACGCTGAAACGAGTTAA
- a CDS encoding POTRA domain-containing protein, whose product MKPLYEPKALHKTIQTRRLCLILLLGFFSSGSLWPLENVNEIQAATESDTIVKVTYKGLKRTKEETIKDITGIGIGQTIDTINTKGIEQKLMGSGLFSEVSVSINHITNTEYELVIIVSEKLTLVPIPFLYFSDSSMVVGGMLFDSNLFGKAKNFVAGGLFSETEKTAFANFIDPHYFNRTLLVALSGFVSTNDNKEFTYVDDDSFADYDSIEASGGISLSYRRNQWFIPTIDVTTAYYHAANFDDIPGVEDELFMIAPGVSITFHNMKHGGSSPTGISVSIAYHHGFSIVGSEEYDSITMHTNWSTTLLDDNKFQLGLSGEYSDRSLQVMDNLSEKGRGYQILPKDVYASKYAAGYGAYSIPVIKAAWGTLETDFLYEFGFLEAGLKGSSQSEYYHGPGYSFNLHLNKVAIPAIGMCFAYNIRTETPVMSFSLGFSM is encoded by the coding sequence ATGAAACCGCTCTATGAGCCTAAAGCATTACATAAAACTATACAAACCAGGAGACTATGCCTCATTCTTCTCCTCGGTTTTTTTTCTTCCGGCAGCCTCTGGCCACTCGAAAATGTCAATGAAATTCAGGCAGCAACAGAATCGGATACCATTGTAAAGGTAACGTATAAAGGGCTGAAGAGAACAAAAGAAGAAACGATAAAGGATATTACCGGAATCGGCATCGGACAAACAATCGATACGATCAATACCAAAGGAATAGAGCAAAAACTCATGGGGAGCGGTTTATTCAGTGAAGTTTCAGTTTCAATTAACCACATAACCAATACCGAATATGAATTAGTCATCATAGTTTCGGAAAAATTGACACTTGTGCCTATACCTTTCCTTTACTTTTCCGACTCTTCAATGGTCGTGGGAGGGATGCTTTTTGATTCAAATCTCTTTGGCAAAGCGAAGAATTTTGTGGCAGGCGGCTTATTTTCTGAAACAGAGAAAACGGCATTTGCTAATTTCATCGATCCACATTATTTTAACAGAACTCTTCTTGTAGCTTTATCAGGTTTTGTTTCAACCAACGATAATAAAGAGTTTACCTATGTGGATGACGACTCGTTTGCAGACTACGACAGCATAGAAGCAAGCGGCGGCATCTCGCTCTCTTACAGAAGGAACCAATGGTTTATACCGACTATTGATGTGACAACAGCATACTACCATGCCGCTAATTTTGATGATATTCCTGGAGTGGAAGACGAACTTTTCATGATAGCTCCAGGGGTAAGTATTACCTTTCACAACATGAAGCATGGCGGCAGTAGCCCCACAGGAATCTCTGTTTCTATTGCCTACCATCACGGTTTTTCCATTGTCGGTTCCGAAGAATATGATTCGATAACAATGCATACGAACTGGTCAACCACTCTCTTAGACGATAATAAATTCCAATTAGGTTTATCTGGTGAATATAGTGATCGTTCGTTGCAAGTGATGGATAATTTATCGGAAAAAGGGAGAGGGTATCAAATACTGCCGAAGGATGTGTATGCTTCGAAATATGCAGCCGGTTATGGTGCATACAGTATACCTGTTATAAAGGCTGCGTGGGGTACCCTTGAAACGGATTTCCTTTATGAGTTTGGTTTTCTTGAGGCAGGCCTGAAAGGAAGCTCTCAATCAGAATATTATCACGGCCCCGGCTATTCATTTAATCTTCATTTGAACAAGGTTGCTATTCCAGCTATAGGTATGTGTTTCGCATACAACATCAGGACGGAAACCCCTGTAATGAGTTTTTCGCTCGGATTTTCGATGTAA